From the Paenibacillus tianjinensis genome, the window TGCTTGGCGGCTTTTTTATCGCCGGGACCTGCATCGTGATGGCACTTTACTGGGTATGGTGGGATTAAGGCGGCGATGAGAAGAGGCCGGCGGCAGCCGTCGCCTCTTTTTTGCTTTACGGGAAATAGGGCGGCCGGGTGGATTCGGGATTCAGCTTTGGCGTTTCAATTAGTGAAAAAAATCCAGTTAATCGGCGCTTTTCTGCCCGGAATTGCGGATTAGATGGAAATACTCCACCTAGTTCTTCTGGAAAGCAGTGACTTGGCCTAAATAGAGCAAATTAGTTGGAGGTAATCCCACTAACCGCCCCGGTAGAAAGGTGAGGCGGAATTTAGCTGGAGTAAATCCAACTAATCCCCGTAAGAAACAGCTGACATAGGAAACTTTGAGGCTGCCCAATCACAGCCATTCTGTAGATCTAACTTTGGCCCGAGTAGCAATACATCTATTATCAACTCTGCACAAGGGAGGAATTGTACGATGCTGGGATTACAATACTTTAGCTTTGCCGACTTGTGGAGCCCGTTGATACTGGCAGCAACGCTGCTGCTGGCCGCCGGGTATCTGCTGCTGATCGGTCCGCTGGCGCAGCGCTTTCCAGGATCTGTTATAGTTCCGGTCCGGCAGAGAGTGCTGTTTATGGGCGGGCTGCTGGCGCTTTATCTGGCCCAGGGCGGTCCGGTAAGTCTGCTTGGGCATATCCTGTTTTCCTTCCATATGGTCAGTATGGCCTTATCCTATCTTATTGCGGTTCCGCTGATGATGCTGGGCATCCCGGACTGGTGCTGGCGTGCCTTGCTGAAGGTGAATCCGCTGCGGCGTCTCTCCTTCCTTGCCCATCCGGTGGTGGCGGCGCTGATGTTCAATGGATTATTCTCGCTGTATCATCTGCCAGTGATTCATGATTATGTGATGCTGCATTTTGCGGTCCACCGCCTGTATTATGGTTTGCTGTTCCTGACAGCCGCGCTGATGTGGTGGACGCTGATTAATCCGCTGCCGGAGCGCCGGAAGGTCGGGAGCCTCGGCCAGATCGGCTTTATCTTTTTGAATATGGTGCTGCTGACCCCGGCCTGCGGGCTGATTATTTTTGCGGGGGCTCCGCTCTATGCAACTTATAGTGATCCGAGTGCCTGGGCACGGGCGATGGGATACTGTGTATCCGGTGATCCGGCAGCACTGCTGCAGACTTTCGGCGGGCCGGACTTCTTCGGCGGACTGTCGCCCAAGGTGGATCAGCAGGTGGGCGGCATCGCCATGAAGTTCATTCAGGAATTTATTTTTGCCTCGATGCTTGCTTATGTGTTCTATCATTGGTATAAAAAAGAGAACAGGCAAGACGACGCGGACACTTCCGCGCCATCCGGCGAGCTGGGGGATGGTGTTTTGACCCGGGTATAGCAGGTAGAGCACCGAGGGGGATAATCATGGATATCTTTACAGTGTTTCCGACGATCAGTACATCTT encodes:
- the ctaG gene encoding cytochrome c oxidase assembly factor CtaG, giving the protein MLGLQYFSFADLWSPLILAATLLLAAGYLLLIGPLAQRFPGSVIVPVRQRVLFMGGLLALYLAQGGPVSLLGHILFSFHMVSMALSYLIAVPLMMLGIPDWCWRALLKVNPLRRLSFLAHPVVAALMFNGLFSLYHLPVIHDYVMLHFAVHRLYYGLLFLTAALMWWTLINPLPERRKVGSLGQIGFIFLNMVLLTPACGLIIFAGAPLYATYSDPSAWARAMGYCVSGDPAALLQTFGGPDFFGGLSPKVDQQVGGIAMKFIQEFIFASMLAYVFYHWYKKENRQDDADTSAPSGELGDGVLTRV